The Phragmitibacter flavus genome includes a region encoding these proteins:
- a CDS encoding peptidoglycan D,D-transpeptidase FtsI family protein — protein sequence MKPPEDTSTEKCGDMRKRMIVLLVLLLAGFVTIGWRLHQVQVVEHEKWAARSEGMLKLKRVLPSMRGAIRDSGGELLAHDKLVHDLWVSTLMMRDFNDVRARLARLQKRSVREVSKSMTREQILEEYRRHVAVVLASGMYGHEGNLGSRMVEMEKLLSGEKATEFALLKGLTEEDAKKWQSLLEENGMVAVSLRPTVKRFYPCAERLTHVLGYVNYNSATQQSGSAVSGIDAQVGREGVEAVMHKTLKGEDGFQWIERDRRGREITAFRGETKLPKHGHEVWLTIDMHLQDIVEEVLEEAVLRHSPKRIVAVIADPHTGAILAMANRPHFQRDTMEGTMLNLAVGAEYEPGSVFKIVGFTGAFDRKLTYMEESLNIDPNSPALKAAKLRDHVHGEVTTAEAFAQSSNRAAYLMARKLGEESFLDYTQRFGFGKKTGIGLTGEVSGLVQSRRNWDSLTFSRMAIGHAVTVTPLQMVMAVGAIANGGTLMKPQMVREVRDEDGKVVQQLQPEVVNRVCSEKAAAVMRRAMEEVVNSKKGTGKRAAVEGFAVAGKTGTSQRRRDDGRPGYEPGHYCVSFAGFAPADNPQLCAIIVVDDPKGDAEDLAGGRLAAPIFSQLMQQSLHAMAVAHRGPLSGRSLVKGDTDTP from the coding sequence ATGAAGCCACCTGAAGACACCAGCACCGAAAAATGTGGCGACATGCGCAAACGCATGATCGTTTTGCTGGTGTTGTTGCTGGCCGGGTTTGTAACGATTGGCTGGCGGCTGCATCAGGTGCAGGTGGTGGAACACGAAAAATGGGCGGCGAGGTCGGAGGGCATGTTGAAGCTGAAGCGGGTGTTGCCTTCGATGCGTGGGGCGATTCGTGACAGTGGAGGCGAGTTGCTGGCGCATGACAAGCTGGTGCATGATTTGTGGGTAAGCACGTTGATGATGCGTGACTTTAACGATGTGCGGGCGCGACTGGCAAGGTTGCAGAAGAGGTCGGTGCGGGAGGTGAGCAAGAGCATGACCCGTGAACAAATCTTGGAAGAGTATCGGCGTCATGTCGCAGTCGTGCTGGCGAGCGGGATGTATGGGCATGAGGGCAATCTTGGGTCACGCATGGTGGAAATGGAAAAATTGCTTTCTGGCGAAAAGGCGACGGAGTTCGCTTTGTTGAAGGGATTGACGGAGGAGGATGCCAAAAAATGGCAATCGTTGTTGGAGGAGAATGGCATGGTGGCAGTTTCGTTGCGGCCAACGGTGAAGCGTTTTTATCCTTGTGCGGAGCGGCTGACGCATGTGCTTGGATATGTGAATTATAACAGCGCGACCCAGCAATCGGGCTCGGCGGTGAGCGGGATCGATGCGCAGGTGGGGCGTGAAGGGGTGGAGGCGGTGATGCACAAAACACTCAAGGGAGAAGATGGGTTTCAATGGATTGAGCGTGATCGCCGCGGTCGTGAAATCACGGCATTTCGTGGCGAGACCAAGCTTCCGAAGCATGGTCATGAAGTGTGGCTGACCATTGACATGCATCTTCAAGACATCGTGGAGGAAGTGTTGGAGGAGGCGGTGTTGCGGCATTCTCCAAAACGCATTGTGGCGGTGATTGCAGATCCCCATACCGGCGCGATTTTGGCGATGGCGAATCGTCCGCACTTTCAGCGTGACACGATGGAGGGCACGATGCTGAACCTTGCGGTGGGCGCGGAGTATGAGCCGGGATCGGTGTTCAAAATCGTTGGCTTTACTGGCGCGTTTGATCGCAAGCTGACTTACATGGAAGAGAGCTTGAACATTGATCCGAATTCACCGGCATTGAAGGCGGCGAAGTTGCGGGATCATGTGCATGGCGAGGTGACGACGGCAGAGGCGTTCGCTCAATCGAGCAATCGCGCGGCTTACTTGATGGCGCGCAAGTTGGGCGAGGAAAGCTTTTTGGATTACACGCAGCGGTTCGGCTTTGGGAAGAAGACGGGCATTGGTTTGACGGGGGAGGTGAGTGGGTTGGTGCAGAGTCGGCGAAATTGGGATTCACTGACCTTCTCGCGCATGGCGATTGGTCATGCGGTGACGGTGACGCCGTTGCAGATGGTGATGGCGGTAGGTGCGATTGCAAACGGTGGAACGTTGATGAAACCGCAGATGGTGCGTGAGGTGAGGGATGAAGACGGCAAAGTCGTTCAGCAACTACAACCGGAAGTGGTGAATAGGGTATGTTCGGAAAAGGCGGCAGCGGTGATGCGTCGGGCGATGGAAGAGGTGGTGAATTCGAAAAAGGGCACCGGCAAACGTGCAGCCGTGGAAGGTTTTGCCGTGGCAGGGAAGACGGGGACTTCGCAGCGTCGTCGGGATGACGGACGTCCAGGATATGAACCGGGACACTATTGCGTTTCGTTTGCCGGTTTTGCGCCAGCGGACAATCCACAGCTTTGTGCAATCATTGTCGTGGACGATCCCAAGGGGGATGCTGAAGACCTTGCCGGGGGCAGGCTTGCCGCACCGATTTTTTCGCAGTTGATGCAGCAAAGTTTGCATGCCATGGCGGTGGCCCATCGGGGTCCGCTTTCAGGGCGCAGTTTGGTAAAAGGAGATACAGATACACCATGA
- the rsmH gene encoding 16S rRNA (cytosine(1402)-N(4))-methyltransferase RsmH: MSSIATTPMAFAGLLPVLGGAWEEVARMTRDGLRSRERFASVDSGSDPLTEAGRDYHVPVLPREVIEKLSPTKGMVFLDGTLGGGGHSELMLKSGARVIALDQDAEALAFARQRLSGFGEAFTAVQANFRDFARVLTEAGVDKVDGMLVDLGVSSHQLDEAARGFSFMQDGPLDMRMNPLEGRSAADWVNEEAEVELARILWEYGEMRDSRRVARALVKRRDEKPFETTGDLASFLSSVLPRHGKTHPATLSFQALRIAVNDELGALEQFLAEAPDWLKPGGKLAVISFHSLEDRIVKRAFLRYAMEWLDRPEWPEPRRNPEYCLKVLTRKPLEAAEDEVKINARSRSARLRVAERIGS, encoded by the coding sequence ATGTCGTCCATTGCCACAACTCCCATGGCTTTTGCCGGGCTGCTCCCAGTATTGGGTGGCGCGTGGGAGGAGGTTGCGCGGATGACTCGGGATGGGTTGCGGTCACGGGAGCGTTTTGCGTCGGTGGATTCAGGTTCTGATCCGCTGACTGAAGCGGGCAGGGATTATCATGTGCCGGTATTGCCGCGTGAGGTGATTGAGAAGCTTTCGCCGACGAAAGGCATGGTGTTTTTGGACGGGACACTGGGCGGCGGCGGGCATTCGGAGCTTATGCTCAAAAGTGGCGCACGGGTGATTGCGCTGGATCAGGATGCGGAGGCGCTGGCTTTTGCGCGGCAGCGGTTGAGTGGATTTGGCGAGGCTTTTACTGCGGTGCAGGCGAATTTTCGCGATTTTGCCCGAGTGCTGACGGAGGCGGGCGTTGACAAGGTGGATGGCATGTTGGTGGATTTGGGGGTGTCGTCGCATCAATTGGATGAAGCGGCCCGTGGGTTTTCGTTCATGCAGGATGGGCCGTTAGACATGCGCATGAACCCATTGGAAGGTCGGAGTGCGGCGGACTGGGTCAATGAAGAGGCTGAGGTGGAGTTGGCGCGGATTTTGTGGGAGTATGGGGAGATGCGTGATTCGCGGCGTGTGGCGCGTGCGTTGGTGAAACGTCGTGATGAGAAGCCTTTTGAGACGACGGGTGATTTGGCATCGTTTTTGTCTTCGGTCTTGCCAAGACATGGCAAGACGCATCCGGCGACCCTGTCTTTTCAGGCGCTGCGCATTGCAGTGAACGATGAGCTGGGGGCGTTGGAGCAGTTTCTGGCTGAGGCTCCGGATTGGCTGAAACCGGGCGGGAAACTGGCGGTGATCTCGTTTCATTCCCTTGAGGACCGGATCGTGAAGAGGGCGTTTCTCCGTTATGCGATGGAATGGCTGGATCGACCTGAATGGCCGGAGCCGCGTCGGAATCCCGAGTATTGTTTGAAAGTGTTGACCCGCAAGCCATTGGAGGCGGCGGAGGATGAGGTGAAGATCAATGCGAGGTCGCGCAGTGCGCGGCTTCGTGTGGCGGAAAGGATCGGCTCATGA